The stretch of DNA ATAGATTTCCATTCATGCCTCATAAAGTTTAAAAGTGACCCTGACCCCATTTATGTTATTATTTATTTCATAATACAATAACATTAATAAAAATTGACTCGTTTTGTTATTTATAGTATCATATAATTAGAAACGGGCATACTATAGTAATGAAAGGAGGCCCAAATAATGAAAGTTTTATCAACTAAAAAATTAGCTAAAACAGTTAAAAGCTTAAGAGAATCAAAAGGATTAACCAAAGAAAAACTAGGAAACTTAACTGGTATAAACAGAATTATGATTGGCCGCATTGAAAGAGAAAATTTCACTCCATCCATTATACAGTTTGAAGCTTTATCAAATGTTTTAGGTTTTGATCTTACAGAAATGTTTATGGAGAAAGAGGGAACTAACTCTTTTGTTGCTCTTCGAAGTGAAACATTAAGCGATAGTGAAAAAGAAGGCGTAGAGAAACTATTCACTATGATGTTGTCCCTTAGACAACAAATTCAATTAAGGAGATCATTTGAAAATGAATCAAATCATGCTTAATGAAGTACAAATAGATGAAATTCGAAAACTAGCCGAAGAAAAACGCCGCTCTTTAGGATTTGTAGGCGAAACACCTATTGCCAATGATATATTTACAATTCTTGATAAACTAGACATCATGTTGCTAGAGTATCCCATCGAACCTGAAGGTGATAGACCAGCTTTTTCTGCTGCAATCATGTATTCTGAAGAAAGTAATAAAAAACTTACTTTCATCGGTCTAAACACTGCAGATTATTACGACAAACAGATTTTTGCAATCGCTCATGAATTGTACCACTATTACACGAAATCTGGCTCACATCTGAGCAGACCAGAATATGAAAAAAATAACCTTATTGAGGTAAAAGCCAATCGATTTGCAGCAGAGTTTTTATTACCTGAAACTGTACTGGAAAGCATTGTACTAGATGAATTTAAGACATCTTCACTTGAAAAAATTCAACATAAAACACTGTTAAGATTTATTGCTAGACTTCACTGCACATGGTGGCTACCCTACCGTTCTCTTGTCAGAAGACTACACGAAATTGGAACAATTTCATCAGAACAGTATGCAGAGTTGTATGTTGTTGATGAAAGAAATCCTCGAGGTGAATATGGTAAAATAAGTCAGGCCATTAATAAGGAAGTATTTCTTAAACTAAATCAACCAACTAAAAATATTGGTACTTCCCCTAATAAAATCGAGGTCATAATTAGAAACTTTGAGGACAATCTCATAGATGAAGATAAATTTGCAGAAACTTTGAGCCTTTTTAATAAAACACCTGATGAATTTGGCTATGAGATAAAAGTCTCTCAAGATGACTTAGATGAGCTTGATGCTTTCTTCAGTGAGGAGGATGATGATGAAAATTAATCTTACCCATCCTAATCCAGCATTAATAAGTATTATTGAGAATCCAAAACAGATGATTACTTTAGATGCAAATTTCCTTATTCCTCCCGATAGAAGCCGGATTACTAAAAGAAGTATCGGGTTTGAACAATTCAAAAAAATTTGGTTAGATCCCATTTTCAGTGCCTTCCCAAATCTGGCAATTCACGAATCAGTGTATGACGAACTGGTTGGTATC from Clostridiisalibacter paucivorans DSM 22131 encodes:
- a CDS encoding ImmA/IrrE family metallo-endopeptidase, with product MNQIMLNEVQIDEIRKLAEEKRRSLGFVGETPIANDIFTILDKLDIMLLEYPIEPEGDRPAFSAAIMYSEESNKKLTFIGLNTADYYDKQIFAIAHELYHYYTKSGSHLSRPEYEKNNLIEVKANRFAAEFLLPETVLESIVLDEFKTSSLEKIQHKTLLRFIARLHCTWWLPYRSLVRRLHEIGTISSEQYAELYVVDERNPRGEYGKISQAINKEVFLKLNQPTKNIGTSPNKIEVIIRNFEDNLIDEDKFAETLSLFNKTPDEFGYEIKVSQDDLDELDAFFSEEDDDEN
- a CDS encoding helix-turn-helix transcriptional regulator is translated as MKVLSTKKLAKTVKSLRESKGLTKEKLGNLTGINRIMIGRIERENFTPSIIQFEALSNVLGFDLTEMFMEKEGTNSFVALRSETLSDSEKEGVEKLFTMMLSLRQQIQLRRSFENESNHA